CGTCGCGGAAGCAAAAATTAATGAAAAAGTTCCAATGATTGTGTGGCGCGATGGCAAGGAAGTCATGCTCAGCGTCATGGTTGGCGAATTGAAGGAAGATGAAAAAGCCGATGGCGAAGATGAAAAGCAGGATGAAGAAAAATCGCCCAAGGTTGCAAAATCTATCACTATCCCTGAATTCGATATGAAAGTTGGCAATCTGACAGCGGATATCCGTAAAGCCTTCGGGATTGATGATAAAACCAAAGGCATCATCATCACCGAGTTGGGGGATAACAGCCCGCTGATTGATAAAGGCATCAAACCCGGTGACCTGATTGTCGAGGCAGGTCAAAAAGAAATGAAGGATGCAAAGGATTTGGTAGATTTAGCCAAAGACGCAGCGGCTGGCAAAAAACCACTTCTGCTTTTGTTGAACCGTGCGGGTGATCTGCGCTTTGTCGCGGTGAACACGCTTGATGGAAGCGCAAAGAAGGACAAGCCAAAGGAAAAGAGCGATAAGGACGATACACAGCAATAATTAGGCTGATAGGTCTTTGGCGTGATAGCCCTGTGCCCATAGCAATCCGCGCAAATTGGCAAAACGGATATTGAACTTAGCCTGTTGTTGCACGGCTGGTTTTGCGTGATAGGCAATGCCAAGCCCGGCCGCCAATAACATCGGCACATCATTGGCGCCGTCACCAACCGCGCAGACGTCGGCCTCACTAATATTCAGCTTCTTGGCAGTTTCCGCCAGTGTTGTGCGTTTGCTGGTTTTATCAAGAACAGGCTCCAGCATTTCTCCAGTGATTTTTCCGTCTTTAATATCCAGCGCATTTCCATAATTTTCATCGAAGCCCAATTTATCGGCAATGAATTGTGTAAATATTTTAAAACCACCCGACACAATAATACAACGCGCATCATGCTTACGCATCGTTGCCACTAATTCCTTGGCGCCACCTGTGATGGTTGCCTTCTGGCATAATTCATCCAGAATTTTGGCATCAAGCCCTTTTAACAACAGCAAGCGTTCCTTCAACGCTGCTTTGAAATCCAGCTCGCCATTCATTGCGCGTGTGGTGATTTCCTCTACCTTGGCACGAAGGCCAACAAAATCGGCCAGTTCTTCAAGCATTTCTTCTTTAATAAGGGTGGATTCCATGTCCGCCAGCAGCACTTTTTTACGACGTCCTGCAATCGGCTGGACGATGATATCAATCCCGTGGTCAATCACCCATGTGTGCAGCATTTCCCTTAATTCATCACTGCCGTCATCAAAATAAATATCAACCGCTTCGGCATCCGATAACCATGCATGCCGAATAACCTTACCACCCTGTTCGGTTATAAGGTCAATCACAAGGCTCAGCGCCAATTCATTGATGGGGGATGTGCTGTTGCCGATAATTGTCGCGACGTTTTCCATAAGGCATTATGTTCCGTCTTATCCGTTTTGTGCAACGGCGTCGCTTTCGGCTTCCGGAATATATTCCAAATCTTCGTCTTCGATTTCAACGTCGCTGGCGTTTTCAGCATCATCCGAACCAAAGGGTGCAAGCACAGGACGGCTGTCGAGCAGGCCAGATTCACGCAAATCCTGAATGCCCGGCAAATCTTTAAGGCTTCCCAAACCAAAATGGCGCAGGAATTCATCTGATGTAATCCATGTTAATGGACGCCCCACGGTTTCGCGGCGTTTGCCTGGGCGCACCCAGCCCAGTTCCATAAGCATATCAAGCGTTTCGCGCGCGGTAGCCACACCGCGAATGCTTTCGATTTCCGCCCGGGAAATCGGCTGATGATAGGCGATAATCGCAAGAGTTTCTGCAGCAACACGCGGCAGTTTACGGCGCACCTGAATGGTGATGTTGAGTTGCGCAGATAAATCCGGCGCGGTGCGGAACATCCAGCCCCCTGCAATTTCAACCAGTTCAACGCCGCGGCCTTTAAATTCTTCACGTAATTGTTCCATAATTGGCGCAACCGCTTGGCTTTTACCAACCTTTTGCTGCAACAATTCATTGGTAACGGGCATGGTCGATGCAAAAATTACCGCTTCGCACAGGCGCTTGGCCTGTTCGAAGGTATATTCCTGTCCATTTTCTTTTTGTGCGGTTTCTTTTTGAGCCGTTTTAGTCATCTTAC
This genomic interval from Alphaproteobacteria bacterium contains the following:
- the scpB gene encoding SMC-Scp complex subunit ScpB yields the protein MTKTAQKETAQKENGQEYTFEQAKRLCEAVIFASTMPVTNELLQQKVGKSQAVAPIMEQLREEFKGRGVELVEIAGGWMFRTAPDLSAQLNITIQVRRKLPRVAAETLAIIAYHQPISRAEIESIRGVATARETLDMLMELGWVRPGKRRETVGRPLTWITSDEFLRHFGLGSLKDLPGIQDLRESGLLDSRPVLAPFGSDDAENASDVEIEDEDLEYIPEAESDAVAQNG
- the serB gene encoding phosphoserine phosphatase SerB, producing the protein MENVATIIGNSTSPINELALSLVIDLITEQGGKVIRHAWLSDAEAVDIYFDDGSDELREMLHTWVIDHGIDIIVQPIAGRRKKVLLADMESTLIKEEMLEELADFVGLRAKVEEITTRAMNGELDFKAALKERLLLLKGLDAKILDELCQKATITGGAKELVATMRKHDARCIIVSGGFKIFTQFIADKLGFDENYGNALDIKDGKITGEMLEPVLDKTSKRTTLAETAKKLNISEADVCAVGDGANDVPMLLAAGLGIAYHAKPAVQQQAKFNIRFANLRGLLWAQGYHAKDLSA